The proteins below come from a single Benincasa hispida cultivar B227 chromosome 4, ASM972705v1, whole genome shotgun sequence genomic window:
- the LOC120075132 gene encoding 50S ribosomal protein L27, chloroplastic, with protein sequence MSLNLVAAFKGLSLVSSSSFFKGDFGSIQTPPKLSFSFPNTFPLTIENAHKKGAGSTKNGRDSKGQRLGVKIFGDQVAKPGSIIVRQRGTKFHAGKNVGLGKDHTIFSLIDGLVKFEKYGPDKKKVSVYPREVQPENPNSYRARKREYFRLQRERKKARKEGIIAQPLLVLASTDATETNPVC encoded by the exons ATGAGTTTAAACCTAGTTGCTGCATTCAAAGGCCTCTCTCTcgtctcttcttcctctttcttcaaAGGCGATTTCGGCTCTATTCAAACCCCTCCCAAGCTCTCCTTCTCCTTCCCAAACACATTCCCTTTAACCATTGAAAACGCCCACAAGAAAGGAGCTGGAAGCACCAAGAACGGCCGAGATTCTAAAGGCCAGAGGCTCGGCGTTAAAATCTTCGGCGATCAAGTTGCCAAACCTGGTTCCATTATCGTTCGTCAGCGTGGAACTAAG TTCCATGCTGGAAAAAATGTGGGGCTTGGCAAGGACCATACAATTTTCTCATTGATTGATGGGCTTGTAAAGTTCGAGAAGTATGGACCGGACAAGAAGAAG GTGAGTGTTTATCCAAGAGAAGTGCAGCCTGAGAATCCAAACAGCTATAGAGCAAGGAAGAGGGAATATTTCAGGCTGCAAAGAGAGCGCAAGAAAGCAAGAAAGGAAGGCATTATTGCTCAACCcctattagtattagcttccACTGATGCCACTGAGACCAATCCAGTTTGCTGA
- the LOC120075999 gene encoding uncharacterized protein LOC120075999 yields the protein MEKATIDSACDVEEEYVLLDLGDVSLLDIPPNAPYVLSGLDTMNPILTICDKIKMIGEYEETIGTCLTFAEEEVPVVEEEAEPSESNRRSREAAEPKQAPRKELKPVASVHKILKFKLLDSAVPNSIS from the exons ATGGAGAAAGCTACAATTGATTCTGCCTGTGATGTCGAGGAAGAATATGTATTGCTTGACCTTGGTGATGTATCGCTGCTTGACATTCCACCCAATGCTCCATATGTTCTATCT ggtTTAGACACCATGAATCCAATTTTGACCATCTGCGACAAAATTAAGATG ATTGGAGAATATGAAGAAACCATAGGCACGTGTCTTACCTTCGCAGAAG AGGAAGTCCCtgtggttgaagaagaagctgAGCCATCTGAATCAAATCGTCGCTCGAGAGAAGCAGCTGAACCAAAACAAGCTCCCAGAAAGGAGTTAAAGCCTGTTGCATCTGTACATAAGATCCTTAAATTTAAGTTACTTGATTCTGCTGTTCCAAACTCAATATCTTAG
- the LOC120075306 gene encoding sulfite oxidase-like isoform X1 codes for MPGLIAPSDYSQDPLRHPCLLINAKEPFNAEPPRSALISSYITPVDFFYKRNHGPIPLVDDIERYCVSINGLIENSKELFMKDIRMLPKYNVTATLQCAGNRRTAMSKVRKVKGVGWDISTLGNAIWGGAKLADVLELVGISKFSYCTQKGGKHVEFVSVDKCEEEKGGPYKASIPLIQASNPEADVLLAYEMNGEPLNRDHGYPVRVVVPGVIGARSVKWLDSISINAEECQGFFMQKDYKMFPPSVDWSNINWSARRPQMDFPVQCAICSLEDVDHIKPGKVTVRGYAVSGGGRGIERVDISVDGGKNWIEATRYQKIGVPYVADSMSSYKWAWVFFEVTVDVLQNTEIVAKAVDSAANVQPEKVEEIWNVRGILNTSWHRVRVRVGRSNI; via the exons ATGCCTGGATTAATTGCACCCTCAGATTATTCACAAGACCCTCTTCGTCACCCATGTCTCCTTATCAACGCCAAG GAGCCCTTCAATGCAGAGCCACCTCGCTCAGCCCTGATTTCCTCTTATATCACACCTGTAGATTTTTTTTACAAGAGAAATCATGGCCCTATTCCTTTGGTGGATGACATTGAAAG atattgtgtttctataaatggtctaatagaaaactcaaaagagCTGTTCATGAAAGATATCAG GATGCTTCCAAAGTACAATGTCACTGCCACTTTACAG TGCGCAGGTAACAGAAGGACAGCGATGAGCAAAGTCAGAAAAGTGAAGGGAGTTGGCTGGGATATTTCTACTCTAGGAAATG CTATCTGGGGTGGTGCTAAATTGGCTGATGTTCTTGAACTTGTTGGAATATCTAAGTTCAGCTATTGTACACAAAAAGGTGGCAAACATGTTGAGTTTGTGAGTGTCGATAAGTGCGAG GAAGAAAAGGGAGGCCCATACAAGGCATCAATTCCACTTATCCAAGCTTCAAATCCTGAAGCAGATGTTCTACTTGCTTATGAAATGAATGGAGAA CCTCTTAACAGGGATCATGGATATCCGGTGCGTGTGGTTGTCCCTGGTGTTATTGGTGCTCGCTCTGTTAAATGGCTTGATTCTATTAGCATAAATGCAGAGGAATGCCAA GGTTTCTTTATGCAGAAAGACTACAAAATGTTTCCTCCTTCTGTAGATTGGAGTAATATTAATTGGTCGGCAAGGAGGCCTCAAATGGATTTCCCTGTTCAG TGTGCCATATGTTCTTTGGAGGACGTAGACCATATAAAGCCTGGAAAG GTTACAGTTAGAGGCTATGCAGTGTCGGGAGGTGGACGGGGAATAGAGAGAGTGGACATATCTGTTGATGGTGGCAAAAACTGGATTGAAGCCACCAGATATCAGAAGATTGGTGTCCCATATGTTGCTGATAGTATGAGCAGTTACAAGTGGGCATGGGTGTTTTTCGAGGTCACGGTCGACGTCCTACAAAACACCGAAATTGTAGCTAAAGCT GTTGATTCAGCAGCGAATGTGCAACCAGAAAAAGTGGAAGAGATATGGAATGTAAGAGGTATACTCAACACTTCATGGCATAGAGTTCGAGTTCGAGTTGGTCGTTCCAATATATAG
- the LOC120075306 gene encoding sulfite oxidase-like isoform X2, with product MSKVRKVKGVGWDISTLGNAIWGGAKLADVLELVGISKFSYCTQKGGKHVEFVSVDKCEEEKGGPYKASIPLIQASNPEADVLLAYEMNGEPLNRDHGYPVRVVVPGVIGARSVKWLDSISINAEECQGFFMQKDYKMFPPSVDWSNINWSARRPQMDFPVQCAICSLEDVDHIKPGKVTVRGYAVSGGGRGIERVDISVDGGKNWIEATRYQKIGVPYVADSMSSYKWAWVFFEVTVDVLQNTEIVAKAVDSAANVQPEKVEEIWNVRGILNTSWHRVRVRVGRSNI from the exons ATGAGCAAAGTCAGAAAAGTGAAGGGAGTTGGCTGGGATATTTCTACTCTAGGAAATG CTATCTGGGGTGGTGCTAAATTGGCTGATGTTCTTGAACTTGTTGGAATATCTAAGTTCAGCTATTGTACACAAAAAGGTGGCAAACATGTTGAGTTTGTGAGTGTCGATAAGTGCGAG GAAGAAAAGGGAGGCCCATACAAGGCATCAATTCCACTTATCCAAGCTTCAAATCCTGAAGCAGATGTTCTACTTGCTTATGAAATGAATGGAGAA CCTCTTAACAGGGATCATGGATATCCGGTGCGTGTGGTTGTCCCTGGTGTTATTGGTGCTCGCTCTGTTAAATGGCTTGATTCTATTAGCATAAATGCAGAGGAATGCCAA GGTTTCTTTATGCAGAAAGACTACAAAATGTTTCCTCCTTCTGTAGATTGGAGTAATATTAATTGGTCGGCAAGGAGGCCTCAAATGGATTTCCCTGTTCAG TGTGCCATATGTTCTTTGGAGGACGTAGACCATATAAAGCCTGGAAAG GTTACAGTTAGAGGCTATGCAGTGTCGGGAGGTGGACGGGGAATAGAGAGAGTGGACATATCTGTTGATGGTGGCAAAAACTGGATTGAAGCCACCAGATATCAGAAGATTGGTGTCCCATATGTTGCTGATAGTATGAGCAGTTACAAGTGGGCATGGGTGTTTTTCGAGGTCACGGTCGACGTCCTACAAAACACCGAAATTGTAGCTAAAGCT GTTGATTCAGCAGCGAATGTGCAACCAGAAAAAGTGGAAGAGATATGGAATGTAAGAGGTATACTCAACACTTCATGGCATAGAGTTCGAGTTCGAGTTGGTCGTTCCAATATATAG